The following proteins come from a genomic window of Aquimarina sp. MAR_2010_214:
- a CDS encoding XdhC family protein, which produces MTHEFKEIITSYYKAKQQGIPAVMATVVDVEGSSYRRPGVGMLILQNGKMTGAVSGGCVEKEVLRQAQSVFVSGKPKMMTYDGKYRLGCEGLLYILIETFDISNVEITTIQKYLKSRVPFEIKSWYSKTEQKNSTMGSIVQFKGDQEFSFSQGTEPNDSLENFMREMQPCFKLIIIGAEHDAVQLCKLASATGWEVTVVGSPQHLKKTEDFPGVKEVIHSTPEDLSIDYIDDQTAIVLMSHNFAKDLLYLQALKESRPVYIGLLGPAQRREKLLSAFIEYFPEVTDRFLDAIHGPAGLNLGAETPQEIAISIIAEILSVIRGQNPIPLQEKKGAIHDDPKRKKINVISTKT; this is translated from the coding sequence ATGACACACGAATTCAAAGAAATAATAACATCTTATTATAAAGCCAAACAGCAGGGTATACCTGCTGTTATGGCTACTGTAGTAGATGTAGAAGGATCTTCTTATAGAAGGCCAGGAGTCGGTATGCTGATTCTTCAAAATGGAAAAATGACAGGGGCGGTAAGCGGAGGATGTGTAGAGAAAGAAGTACTTCGACAAGCACAGTCAGTATTTGTATCCGGAAAACCAAAAATGATGACCTACGATGGTAAATATAGATTGGGTTGCGAAGGATTACTATATATATTGATTGAAACTTTTGATATTAGCAATGTTGAGATTACAACGATACAAAAATATCTGAAATCCAGAGTGCCGTTTGAAATCAAATCATGGTACTCAAAAACAGAACAGAAAAACTCTACTATGGGTTCTATTGTTCAATTTAAAGGAGATCAGGAATTCTCTTTTTCGCAAGGAACAGAACCTAATGATAGCCTAGAGAATTTTATGAGGGAAATGCAACCTTGCTTTAAGTTAATAATCATTGGTGCAGAACATGATGCAGTGCAGTTATGTAAATTGGCTTCAGCTACTGGATGGGAAGTAACTGTTGTAGGTTCTCCACAGCATCTAAAAAAAACAGAAGATTTTCCTGGAGTCAAAGAAGTGATTCATAGTACTCCAGAAGATTTAAGTATTGATTATATAGATGATCAAACAGCGATTGTTCTAATGTCTCATAATTTTGCTAAAGACTTATTATATCTTCAGGCATTAAAAGAATCCAGGCCAGTATATATTGGGTTATTAGGACCTGCGCAACGTAGAGAAAAGCTATTATCTGCTTTTATAGAGTATTTCCCCGAGGTTACAGATAGATTTTTGGATGCTATTCATGGTCCCGCAGGTTTAAATCTGGGAGCTGAAACTCCTCAGGAAATCGCTATTTCTATAATTGCTGAAATATTATCTGTAATCAGAGGTCAAAACCCAATACCATTGCAAGAGAAGAAAGGAGCAATTCATGATGATCCAAAAAGGAAAAAAATAAATGTCATCTCTACCAAAACCTAA
- a CDS encoding NTP transferase domain-containing protein translates to MSSLPKPKIAQLILAAGSSSRMGEPKQVLPWSNTTLIGHAIEKALLIKEVPIYVVLGAHYDVIYKEICHFPVTILKNSKWQSGMGSTIRSGIMAIQQNKLSYDGVLVSLVDQPLLDTIHFNSLITQFNKQPGAIAATDLGFGIGVPAIIPSKYFDELLQLKADFGARYIIKKHMDKIYTVDAIGKGADIDTIAQYNAMIKNNFSS, encoded by the coding sequence ATGTCATCTCTACCAAAACCTAAAATAGCACAACTTATCCTTGCAGCAGGTTCCTCTAGTAGAATGGGTGAGCCAAAACAAGTATTACCATGGAGTAATACTACATTGATTGGTCATGCTATAGAAAAGGCATTACTAATAAAAGAAGTACCAATTTATGTGGTTTTGGGCGCACATTATGACGTGATATATAAAGAGATTTGTCATTTTCCTGTCACAATACTCAAAAATTCAAAATGGCAATCAGGCATGGGATCTACAATACGTTCTGGGATTATGGCTATACAACAGAATAAATTGTCGTATGATGGGGTCTTAGTTTCACTAGTAGATCAACCACTATTGGATACAATACATTTTAATTCATTAATCACTCAGTTTAACAAACAACCGGGTGCTATTGCCGCCACAGATTTGGGCTTTGGTATAGGAGTACCTGCAATTATTCCATCTAAGTATTTCGATGAATTATTGCAATTGAAAGCAGATTTTGGAGCGCGATACATTATTAAAAAACATATGGATAAGATATACACAGTTGATGCTATTGGTAAAGGAGCAGATATTGATACGATTGCACAATATAATGCTATGATAAAAAATAATTTTTCTTCTTGA
- a CDS encoding DUF493 family protein produces MKDSEEFYEKLKVQLADTSLWPTSYLYKFIVPTNTEKIEQIETIFDNMGSVIQTKQSKNGKYTSVSINVRMKNPDQVITKYKEVAEKVEGVISL; encoded by the coding sequence ATGAAAGATTCTGAAGAATTTTATGAAAAGTTAAAAGTGCAGTTGGCAGATACATCATTGTGGCCAACTTCGTATCTATATAAGTTTATTGTGCCTACAAACACTGAAAAAATTGAGCAAATTGAAACAATTTTTGATAATATGGGTTCGGTAATTCAGACAAAACAATCCAAGAATGGTAAATATACTAGTGTATCTATCAATGTTAGAATGAAAAATCCGGATCAGGTGATTACTAAATATAAAGAAGTTGCAGAGAAAGTAGAGGGGGTAATTTCATTATAG
- a CDS encoding DUF4290 domain-containing protein — translation MDIYNIEYNTEREKLIIPEYGRHMQKMINHTVAIEDREERNKVAKSIIAVMGNLQPHLRDVPEFQHKLWDQLFIMSDFKLDVDTPFPVLTKEKLQERPEPLDYPQNFPKYRFYGNNIKRMIDVANSWEDGDLKNALTLTIANHMKKCYLNWNKDTVEDSAIFNHLFELSDGKIDLKGSNENLTDSSNLMRGKKKKHTTTNSNNSGKKNYRSNRGKKRY, via the coding sequence ATGGATATATATAATATAGAATACAATACCGAGCGTGAAAAGCTCATTATCCCAGAATATGGTCGTCATATGCAGAAAATGATAAATCATACTGTTGCTATCGAAGATCGTGAAGAACGTAATAAGGTTGCTAAATCGATTATTGCAGTAATGGGTAATTTGCAACCACATTTACGAGATGTGCCAGAGTTTCAGCATAAATTATGGGATCAGTTATTTATAATGAGTGATTTTAAATTAGATGTAGATACTCCTTTTCCTGTGTTGACCAAAGAAAAATTACAGGAAAGACCAGAACCTCTTGACTATCCTCAGAATTTTCCGAAATATCGTTTTTACGGAAACAATATTAAACGAATGATCGATGTTGCAAATAGTTGGGAAGATGGAGATTTAAAAAATGCACTTACTTTAACAATTGCTAATCATATGAAAAAGTGCTATCTGAACTGGAATAAAGATACAGTAGAGGATAGTGCGATATTTAATCATCTTTTTGAACTAAGTGATGGTAAAATAGATCTTAAAGGAAGTAATGAAAACCTTACTGACTCTTCTAATCTGATGAGAGGAAAAAAGAAAAAGCATACAACAACCAATAGTAACAATAGTGGTAAAAAGAACTACCGAAGCAATCGCGGTAAAAAACGCTATTAA
- the murA gene encoding UDP-N-acetylglucosamine 1-carboxyvinyltransferase, which produces MGTFQIEGGHQLKGEITPQGAKNEALQILCAVLLTPEEVIISNIPDIRDVNKLIEILRNLGVKAQKLGKGKYSFKSDELNLEYLESEKFKKEGSGLRGSIMIVGPLLARFGKGYIPRPGGDKIGRRRLDTHFEGFINLGAEFRYNKEERFYGVEAPEGLTGAYMLLDEASVTGTANIVMAAVLAKGTTTIYNAACEPYLQQLCKMLNAMGAKISGVGSNLLVIEGVKALGGCEHRVLPDMIEIGSWIGLAAMTKSEITIKNVSWENLGLIPNTFRKLGITLERVGDDIYIPAHTDGYQIESYIDGSFMTIADAPWPGFTPDLLSIVLVIATQARGEVMVHQKMFESRLFFVDKLIDMGAKIILCDPHRATIIGHDFQSTLKATTMVSPDIRAGISLLIAALSAKGTSTIHNIEQIDRGYENIDERLRAIGAKIVRVEG; this is translated from the coding sequence ATGGGGACTTTTCAGATAGAAGGAGGGCATCAGCTCAAAGGGGAAATAACACCTCAGGGCGCCAAAAATGAAGCCTTACAAATTCTTTGCGCAGTATTATTAACACCAGAAGAAGTTATAATTTCAAATATCCCTGATATACGAGATGTAAATAAATTAATCGAGATTCTTAGAAATTTGGGAGTAAAGGCCCAAAAATTAGGCAAAGGAAAATATTCTTTTAAGAGTGATGAACTTAATCTGGAATATCTTGAAAGCGAAAAATTTAAGAAGGAGGGAAGCGGCCTTAGAGGTTCTATTATGATTGTTGGGCCACTATTGGCAAGGTTTGGTAAAGGATATATCCCTCGTCCGGGAGGTGATAAAATTGGGAGAAGACGTTTGGATACTCACTTTGAAGGTTTTATTAATCTTGGAGCAGAGTTTAGATATAACAAAGAAGAACGTTTTTATGGTGTCGAGGCACCAGAGGGGTTAACAGGCGCTTATATGTTGCTTGATGAAGCTTCGGTTACTGGTACTGCAAATATTGTAATGGCAGCGGTACTTGCAAAAGGTACTACTACAATCTATAATGCAGCTTGTGAACCTTATTTACAACAATTATGTAAAATGCTTAACGCTATGGGGGCAAAAATCTCTGGTGTTGGGTCTAATTTGTTGGTGATTGAAGGGGTTAAAGCTTTAGGGGGATGTGAGCACCGTGTACTACCAGACATGATAGAGATTGGATCTTGGATCGGGTTAGCAGCTATGACAAAAAGTGAAATCACTATTAAAAATGTGAGTTGGGAAAACCTAGGATTGATTCCGAATACTTTTAGAAAACTTGGTATTACTTTGGAGCGGGTAGGAGATGATATTTATATTCCCGCACATACTGATGGGTATCAGATTGAAAGTTATATTGATGGTTCATTTATGACTATTGCCGATGCACCTTGGCCTGGATTTACACCCGATTTATTGAGTATTGTTTTGGTTATAGCGACTCAAGCCAGAGGAGAAGTAATGGTTCATCAAAAAATGTTTGAGAGTCGTTTGTTTTTTGTAGATAAACTTATTGATATGGGCGCTAAGATTATATTATGTGATCCACATAGAGCTACAATTATAGGTCATGATTTTCAATCTACATTAAAAGCAACTACAATGGTATCTCCTGATATTAGAGCAGGAATATCATTATTAATAGCTGCATTAAGTGCTAAAGGAACGTCAACTATTCATAATATTGAACAAATTGATCGAGGATATGAAAATATCGATGAACGTCTTAGAGCAATTGGCGCTAAAATTGTTAGAGTTGAGGGGTGA
- a CDS encoding ATP-binding protein, whose amino-acid sequence MDTLIFYQILIFLFQGFVVAFLILLLFRLRTIIGLGVLFASLGLFQFVQVFMASTLYFKISDTIVVSPGSSILFSAALFAILLIYIKEDAITARKLIYALVIANIVLCFLLLAFRINMEGAYSYNPFDISTDFFYTNVLVLFVGTGILYLDSILIIFLYEFISKRTSNLFLRVMFTMILVLSFDAIFFTLGSFWYFENIQKFLLSGLLSKGFMAIFYSIIFTVYLKYFEKEVYSANYLTFKDIFHSLTYKQKFEVAEKAAQFTKGRYQTLTNLIPVGVFMTQSDGKTIFVNPKWCSISGLSQEEALNDGWLNAVHPEDRKRLKQGWYSAADKRETSDAEYRFLKADGSITWVLGRAIPEYNDKHQVIGYVGTLTDITDIKLYEIELSRLKEKAEESDRLKSAFLANMSHEIRTPMNGILGLAELLNEPKLTGDEQQLYLDLIKESGARMLNIIRDIIDISRIAADQVKVDIEEVDINKQTKYLFNLFKPQTDKKNIVLSLSNDLLAEDAIIETDKEKFNTILSNLIKNAIKYTNEGGIEFGYIKDKEILRFYVKDTGMGIAKDRQKAIFERFVQADLEDRYALEGAGIGLSIAKAYVEMLTGKIWLESKKGQGSTFYFTIPYIKASQITA is encoded by the coding sequence ATGGACACACTAATTTTCTATCAAATCTTAATTTTTCTTTTTCAAGGATTTGTTGTTGCTTTCCTAATATTATTACTATTTCGTTTACGTACGATAATAGGCTTAGGAGTGCTATTCGCTTCTTTGGGATTGTTTCAATTTGTACAGGTCTTCATGGCAAGTACGCTTTATTTTAAAATATCTGATACCATTGTAGTTTCTCCAGGTTCATCAATTTTATTTTCTGCTGCACTTTTTGCCATACTTTTAATATATATTAAAGAAGATGCAATTACTGCTCGAAAACTAATCTACGCATTAGTCATAGCCAATATCGTATTATGCTTCCTTTTACTTGCTTTTAGAATTAATATGGAAGGAGCCTATAGTTATAATCCATTTGATATTTCTACAGATTTTTTCTATACTAATGTACTGGTATTATTTGTTGGAACGGGCATACTTTATCTAGATTCAATATTGATCATATTTTTATACGAGTTTATATCAAAACGCACTTCTAACCTATTCTTAAGAGTAATGTTTACTATGATATTGGTACTCAGTTTTGACGCTATCTTTTTTACACTAGGCTCATTCTGGTATTTTGAAAACATACAAAAGTTCTTGCTTTCTGGACTCTTATCAAAAGGGTTTATGGCCATTTTCTATAGTATTATATTTACTGTTTATCTAAAGTATTTTGAAAAAGAAGTCTACAGCGCAAATTACCTTACATTTAAAGATATTTTTCATTCTCTAACATACAAGCAAAAATTTGAAGTAGCTGAAAAAGCTGCTCAATTCACCAAAGGTAGATACCAAACTTTAACGAATCTGATACCGGTAGGTGTATTTATGACTCAAAGTGATGGAAAAACCATATTTGTTAACCCCAAATGGTGTTCCATCTCAGGGTTATCACAAGAAGAAGCTTTGAATGATGGATGGCTTAACGCTGTGCACCCAGAGGATAGGAAAAGACTAAAACAAGGATGGTATTCCGCTGCAGATAAAAGAGAAACCTCTGATGCAGAATACAGGTTTCTTAAAGCTGATGGCTCCATAACCTGGGTATTAGGGCGTGCTATACCAGAATATAATGATAAACATCAAGTTATTGGATATGTTGGCACCCTTACAGATATTACAGATATCAAGTTATATGAAATTGAATTAAGTCGATTAAAAGAAAAAGCTGAAGAAAGCGATCGACTTAAATCTGCTTTTCTTGCAAATATGAGCCACGAAATAAGAACTCCTATGAATGGTATTCTTGGTCTAGCAGAACTCTTAAACGAGCCAAAACTTACAGGTGACGAACAACAACTTTATCTGGATCTTATAAAAGAAAGTGGAGCACGTATGCTTAATATCATCAGAGATATTATCGATATCTCTAGAATAGCAGCAGATCAAGTGAAAGTCGATATCGAAGAAGTTGATATCAACAAACAAACCAAATATCTATTTAACCTCTTTAAACCACAAACGGATAAAAAAAATATTGTACTATCATTATCAAATGATTTACTAGCAGAAGATGCAATCATCGAAACCGATAAAGAAAAGTTTAATACTATCCTTTCTAATTTGATAAAAAATGCTATTAAATACACAAATGAAGGAGGAATTGAATTTGGGTATATAAAGGATAAAGAAATCCTTCGATTTTATGTAAAAGACACCGGAATGGGGATCGCCAAAGATCGTCAAAAAGCTATTTTTGAACGATTTGTACAGGCAGACCTTGAAGATCGCTATGCGCTAGAAGGTGCTGGTATCGGATTATCTATCGCTAAAGCTTATGTTGAAATGCTAACAGGAAAAATTTGGTTAGAAAGCAAAAAAGGTCAAGGATCTACATTCTATTTTACTATTCCATATATCAAAGCATCTCAAATAACAGCTTAA
- a CDS encoding cold-shock protein yields MNKGTVKFFNDAKGFGFITEEDSNKEHFVHISGLIDEIREGDAVEFDLQEGKKGLNAVNVKVI; encoded by the coding sequence ATGAATAAAGGAACAGTAAAATTTTTCAACGATGCCAAAGGGTTTGGATTCATCACTGAAGAAGATTCTAACAAAGAGCATTTCGTACACATCTCTGGATTAATCGATGAAATTCGAGAAGGTGATGCTGTAGAATTTGATTTACAAGAAGGCAAAAAAGGATTAAACGCGGTAAATGTAAAAGTAATTTAA